The following proteins are encoded in a genomic region of Phragmites australis chromosome 9, lpPhrAust1.1, whole genome shotgun sequence:
- the LOC133928756 gene encoding UDP-glucuronic acid decarboxylase 2-like gives MASELTYRGGGGASPVAGAGVGGYSPKPSKPLAWLPRAARYAAAEHRPIFALAGMLVAAAIFSIATPSSSSGSGNSTGAAVSSYSSSNTNPLARFSVEPAHRDVARHFVGGKVPLGLKRKGLRVLVTGGAGFVGSHLVDRLLERGDSVIVVDNLFTGRKDNVVHHFGNPNFEMIRHDVVEPILLEVDQIYHLACPASPVHYKYNPIKTIKTNVVGTLNMLGLAKRINARFLLTSTSEVYGDPLQHPQVETYWGNVNPIGVRSCYDEGKRTAETLTMDYHRGANLEVRIARIFNTYGPRMCIDDGRVVSNFVAQALRKEPLTVYGDGKQTRSFQYVSDLVEGLMRLMEGEHIGPFNLGNPGEFTMLELAKVVQDTIDPNARIEFRPNTQDDPHKRKPDITRAKELLGWEPKIPLREGLPLMVTNFRKRIFGDQEDGASTTAAGGQQG, from the exons ATGGCGTCGGAGCTGACCTACCGCGGCGGCGGGGGTGCGTCCCCCGTAGCTGGCGCCGGCGTGGGGGGTTACTCCCCGAAGCCGTCCAAGCCGCTCGCGTGGCTGCCCCGCGCCGCCCGCTATGCCGCCGCCGAGCACCGCCCGATTTTCGCCCTCGCCGGGAtgctcgtcgccgccgccatctTCTCCATCGCCACACCCTCCAGTTCGTCCGGCTCCGGCAACTCTACTGGCGCCGCCGTCTCATCTTACTCCTCCTCCAACACCAACCCGCTCGCCCGCTTCTCCGTGGAGCCGGCCCACCGCGACGTGGCCCGGCACTTCGTGGGCGGCAAGGTGCCGCTGGGCCTCAAGCGGAAGGGCCTCCGCGTGCTGGTCACCGGCGGCGCCGGGTTCGTGGGCAGCCACCTGGTGGACCGCCTGCTGGAGCGCGGCGACAGCGTGATCGTGGTGGACAACCTCTTCACGGGCCGCAAGGACAACGTCGTGCACCACTTCGGCAACCCAAACTTCGAGATGATCCGCCACGATGTCGTCGAGCCCATCCTCCTGGAGGTCGATCAGATCTACCACCTCGCCTGCCCGGCGTCCCCCGTCCACTACAAGTACAACCCCATCAAGACAATCA AGACCAATGTGGTTGGGACTCTGAACATGCTCGGATTGGCGAAGAGGATCAATGCTAGGTTCCTCCTCACCAGCACCAGTGAGGTCTACGGTGATCCTCTCCAGCACCCTCAGGTGGAGACTTACTGGGGCAATGTCAATCCAATCG GTGTCAGGAGCTGCTACGACGAGGGCAAGCGTACCGCTGAAACATTGACCATGGACTACCACCGTGGTGCCAACCTCGAG GTTAGGATCGCACGTATCTTTAACACATACGGCCCTCGCATGTGCATTGATGATGGCCGTGTTGTCAGCAACTTTGTTGCTCAG GCGCTGAGGAAGGAGCCCTTGACAGTTTACGGTGATGGAAAGCAGACCAGGAGCTTCCAATATGTTTCTGATCTG GTCGAGGGTCTGATGAGGCTAATGGAAGGGGAGCACATCGGGCCATTCAACTTGGGTAACCCCGGCGAGTTCACCATGCTGGAGTTGGCCAAGGTTGTCCAGGACACCATTGACCCGAATGCGCGGATCGAGTTCCGTCCCAACACTCAGGATGACCCGCACAAGCGCAAGCCTGACATCACCCGCGCCAAGGAGCTCCTTGGGTGGGAGCCCAAGATCCCCCTCCGTGAGGGCCTTCCCCTCATGGTCACCAACTTCCGCAAGCGCATCTTCGGTGACCAAGAGGACGgcgcctccaccaccgccgccggagGTCAGCAAGGGTAG
- the LOC133928757 gene encoding caffeoylshikimate esterase-like isoform X2, with translation MECSDFMRACGIKLATAGYGVFGIDYEGHGKSMGARCYIQKFDNVVADCDRFFKSICDMEEYRNKSRFLYGESMGGAVALLLHRKDPTFWDGAVLVAPMCKISEKVKPHPVVITLLTQVEEIIPKWKIVPTKDVIDSAFKDPVKREKIRKNKLIYQDKPRLKTALELLRTSIDVEDSLSEVRMPFFILHGEADTVTDPEVSRALVERAASTDKTIKLYPGMWHGLTAGEPDENVELVFSDIVAWLDERSRHWKPEERVRAPPEPEKHHQAASKKIARVSSSNSTESPVSAHGRPQRRGSFLCGLGGRAHQLQCRM, from the exons ATGGAGTGCAGTGACTTCATGAGAG CATGTGGGATCAAGTTGGCCACGGCAGGGTATGGTGTGTTTGGGATCGATTACGAGGGCCACGGCAAGTCCATGGGCGCCAGGTGCTACATCCAGAAGTTCGACAACGTCGTCGCTGACTGCGACCGGTTCTTCAAGTCCATCTGTG ACATGGAGGAATACAGAAACAAAAGCCGGTTCCTGTACGGCGAGTCCATGGGCGGAGCCGTCGCTCTACTGCTGCATAGGAAGGATCCAACCTTCTGGGACGGCGCCGTCCTTGTGGCGCCAATGTGCAAG ATATCGGAGAAGGTGAAACCGCACCCGGTTGTGATCACCCTCCTGACTCAGGTGGAGGAGATCATCCCAAAGTGGAAGATCGTCCCAACCAAAGATGTCATCGACTCCGCGTTCAAGGACCCCGTCAAGCGCGAGAAG ATCAGGAAGAACAAGCTCATCTACCAGGACAAGCCCCGGCTGAAGACTGCGCTGGAGCTGCTCAGAACAAGCATCGATGTTGAAGATAGCTTATCAGAG GTGAGGATGCCGTTCTTCATCCTGCATGGCGAGGCCGATACAGTGACCGATCCGGAGGTCAGCCGTGCGCTCGTAGAGCGCGCAGCCAGCACCGACAAGACCATCAAGCTCTACCCGGGGATGTGGCACGGCCTCACCGCCGGTGAGCCTGACGAGAATGTGGAGCTGGTGTTTTCGGATATTGTCGCGTGGCTCGATGAGCGCAGCCGCCATTGGAAACCTGAAGAACGGGTAAGAGCTCCGCCGGAGCCCGAGAAGCACCACCAGGCGGCGTCCAAGAAAATCGCCCGcgtcagcagcagcaacagcacgGAGAGTCCGGTGTCAGCGCACGGCCGGCCTCAACGGCGCGGCAGCTTCCTCTGTGGACTAGGCGGCCGAGCACACCAGCTGCAATGTAGGATGTAA
- the LOC133928757 gene encoding caffeoylshikimate esterase-like isoform X1, which produces MDVEYHEEYVRNPRGVQLFTCGWLPASSSPKALVFLCHGYGMECSDFMRACGIKLATAGYGVFGIDYEGHGKSMGARCYIQKFDNVVADCDRFFKSICDMEEYRNKSRFLYGESMGGAVALLLHRKDPTFWDGAVLVAPMCKISEKVKPHPVVITLLTQVEEIIPKWKIVPTKDVIDSAFKDPVKREKIRKNKLIYQDKPRLKTALELLRTSIDVEDSLSEVRMPFFILHGEADTVTDPEVSRALVERAASTDKTIKLYPGMWHGLTAGEPDENVELVFSDIVAWLDERSRHWKPEERVRAPPEPEKHHQAASKKIARVSSSNSTESPVSAHGRPQRRGSFLCGLGGRAHQLQCRM; this is translated from the exons ATGGATGTAGAATACCACGAG GAGTACGTGAGGAACCCGCGGGGGGTGCAGCTCTTCACATGCGGCTGGCTGCCGGCGTCTTCCTCGCCCAAAGCGCTCGTCTTCCTCTGCCATG GTTATGGCATGGAGTGCAGTGACTTCATGAGAG CATGTGGGATCAAGTTGGCCACGGCAGGGTATGGTGTGTTTGGGATCGATTACGAGGGCCACGGCAAGTCCATGGGCGCCAGGTGCTACATCCAGAAGTTCGACAACGTCGTCGCTGACTGCGACCGGTTCTTCAAGTCCATCTGTG ACATGGAGGAATACAGAAACAAAAGCCGGTTCCTGTACGGCGAGTCCATGGGCGGAGCCGTCGCTCTACTGCTGCATAGGAAGGATCCAACCTTCTGGGACGGCGCCGTCCTTGTGGCGCCAATGTGCAAG ATATCGGAGAAGGTGAAACCGCACCCGGTTGTGATCACCCTCCTGACTCAGGTGGAGGAGATCATCCCAAAGTGGAAGATCGTCCCAACCAAAGATGTCATCGACTCCGCGTTCAAGGACCCCGTCAAGCGCGAGAAG ATCAGGAAGAACAAGCTCATCTACCAGGACAAGCCCCGGCTGAAGACTGCGCTGGAGCTGCTCAGAACAAGCATCGATGTTGAAGATAGCTTATCAGAG GTGAGGATGCCGTTCTTCATCCTGCATGGCGAGGCCGATACAGTGACCGATCCGGAGGTCAGCCGTGCGCTCGTAGAGCGCGCAGCCAGCACCGACAAGACCATCAAGCTCTACCCGGGGATGTGGCACGGCCTCACCGCCGGTGAGCCTGACGAGAATGTGGAGCTGGTGTTTTCGGATATTGTCGCGTGGCTCGATGAGCGCAGCCGCCATTGGAAACCTGAAGAACGGGTAAGAGCTCCGCCGGAGCCCGAGAAGCACCACCAGGCGGCGTCCAAGAAAATCGCCCGcgtcagcagcagcaacagcacgGAGAGTCCGGTGTCAGCGCACGGCCGGCCTCAACGGCGCGGCAGCTTCCTCTGTGGACTAGGCGGCCGAGCACACCAGCTGCAATGTAGGATGTAA